Proteins encoded within one genomic window of Variovorax sp. OAS795:
- a CDS encoding FAD-binding oxidoreductase — MTTSSPLIDQLRAIVGAQHVLNEGDLTAYEQDWRKRARGKSLAVVRPANTQQVADVVKACAAAGTAIVPQGGNTGLAVGSIPDDSGTQVVLSLQRLNAIRTVDAANLTMTVEAGCILQTLQETAEKQGYLFPLSLAAEGSCTIGGNLATNAGGTQVVRYGNTRELCLGLEVVTPQGEIWEGTSGLRKDNTGYDLRDLMIGSEGTLGIITAATMKLYPLPAAQLTAWAAVPSLDHAVTLLGLAHKHLGSGLTGFEVMGRFALSLVDKHMPQLRVPFIGDEAVPYCVLLENSDNESEDHARARFEALLETAFEDGCVTDAVVAENLAQAHQLWHIRESIPLAQAEEGLNIKHDISIPVSSIPAFVAETDALLAREIAGVRLVNFGHLGDGNLHYNVQAPENIDTRAFLKNEEERINTLVYDAVEKFGGSFSAEHGVGSLKVDKLEKHKSPVALEMMRAIKRGLDPKNILNPGRVIRV, encoded by the coding sequence ATGACGACTTCTTCTCCCCTGATCGACCAGCTGCGCGCCATCGTGGGGGCGCAGCACGTGCTGAACGAAGGCGACCTCACGGCCTACGAACAGGACTGGCGCAAGCGCGCACGCGGCAAGTCGCTGGCGGTGGTGCGCCCTGCCAATACGCAACAGGTGGCCGACGTGGTCAAGGCCTGTGCCGCGGCCGGAACGGCCATCGTGCCGCAGGGCGGGAACACCGGCCTGGCCGTCGGCTCCATCCCGGACGACAGCGGCACGCAGGTGGTGCTGAGCCTGCAGCGGCTGAACGCCATCCGCACCGTCGATGCCGCCAACCTCACGATGACGGTAGAAGCCGGCTGCATCCTGCAGACGCTCCAGGAGACGGCAGAGAAGCAGGGCTACCTGTTTCCGCTCAGCCTGGCCGCAGAAGGCAGCTGCACCATCGGCGGCAACCTGGCGACCAACGCGGGCGGCACGCAGGTGGTCCGCTACGGCAACACGCGCGAGCTGTGCCTGGGCCTCGAAGTCGTCACGCCGCAGGGCGAGATCTGGGAAGGCACCAGCGGCCTTCGCAAGGACAACACCGGCTACGACCTGCGCGACCTGATGATCGGCAGCGAAGGCACGCTGGGCATCATCACCGCCGCGACGATGAAGCTCTACCCGCTGCCTGCCGCGCAACTCACGGCGTGGGCCGCGGTGCCCTCGCTCGACCATGCAGTCACGCTGCTGGGCTTGGCGCACAAGCACCTGGGCTCGGGACTCACGGGCTTCGAAGTGATGGGCAGGTTTGCCTTGAGCCTGGTCGACAAGCACATGCCGCAGCTGCGCGTGCCCTTCATCGGCGACGAGGCGGTGCCCTACTGCGTGCTGCTCGAGAACTCCGACAACGAATCGGAAGACCATGCGCGCGCACGCTTCGAGGCGCTGCTAGAAACCGCCTTCGAAGACGGCTGCGTGACCGATGCGGTGGTGGCCGAGAACCTCGCGCAGGCGCACCAGCTCTGGCACATCCGCGAGAGCATCCCGCTCGCGCAAGCCGAAGAGGGCTTGAACATCAAGCACGACATCTCGATTCCCGTCTCCAGCATCCCCGCCTTCGTGGCCGAAACCGATGCATTGCTGGCACGCGAGATCGCCGGCGTGCGGCTGGTGAACTTCGGCCACCTGGGCGACGGCAACCTGCACTACAACGTGCAGGCGCCCGAGAACATCGACACCAGGGCCTTCCTGAAGAACGAGGAAGAGCGCATCAACACGCTGGTGTACGACGCGGTCGAGAAGTTCGGCGGCTCGTTCTCGGCCGAGCATGGCGTGGGGTCGCTCAAGGTCGACAAGCTCGAGAAGCACAAGTCGCCGGTGGCGCTGGAGATGATGCGTGCGATCAAGCGCGGGCTCGATCCGAAGAACATCCTCAATCCCGGGCGGGTGATCCGCGTCTAG
- a CDS encoding DUF2069 domain-containing protein: MQTITPHASSSVSATRWLAVGSLVGLIVLGLAWELWLAPLRPGGSLLALKVLPLVIPLAGLYKNRMYTYRWVSLMIWLYFTEGVVRAWSDTNGVGQLLALAEVLLCLALFTACAMHVRLRLRNAKAARQLEASTQ; the protein is encoded by the coding sequence ATGCAAACCATCACGCCGCACGCCTCTTCTTCCGTCAGCGCCACCCGCTGGCTTGCCGTGGGCAGCCTCGTGGGCCTCATCGTGCTGGGCCTGGCGTGGGAGTTGTGGCTGGCGCCGCTTCGGCCCGGCGGCTCGCTGCTGGCGCTCAAGGTGCTGCCGCTCGTCATTCCGCTTGCGGGGCTCTACAAGAACCGCATGTACACCTACCGCTGGGTCAGCCTGATGATCTGGCTCTATTTCACCGAGGGCGTGGTGCGCGCCTGGAGCGACACCAACGGCGTGGGCCAGTTGCTCGCCCTGGCCGAGGTGCTGCTGTGCCTTGCGCTCTTCACCGCCTGCGCAATGCACGTCCGGCTGCGCCTGCGCAACGCCAAGGCGGCCCGCCAACTGGAGGCTTCGACCCAATGA
- a CDS encoding YihY family inner membrane protein, translated as MIPAMNRQQLWRDLSRFPWGDTAAVLGERFREDRLGLTASSLTFTTTIAMVPFFTVALALFTVFPMFAKLQGGLQRWLIESLIPDNIARQVLGYLNQFSSKAGGLGIAGLVVLLITAIALILTIDKTLNNIWRVRSPRPFAQRVLIYWAAITLGPLILGVSLSTTSYVFAASRDVVGGSILKLFFDTFEIVLLAGGMASLYHYVPNTNVRWAHAWAGGIFVAAAIEIAKRVLGYYLSLVPTYSVLYGAFATVPILLIWIYVAWVIVLLGAVIAAYLPSLLTGVARRGGRAGWPLQLAMEVLQHLARARATPAKGMGAAELVTRMRVDTLQLVPVLETLVAIDWIAPLAEETDDEDPRYVLLADPSTPIEPLLRELLMPRAEPLEDLWQKGPLHSLRLGDVLLI; from the coding sequence ATGATACCGGCCATGAATCGTCAGCAGCTGTGGAGGGATCTTTCGCGCTTTCCGTGGGGCGACACCGCGGCCGTGCTGGGCGAGCGCTTCCGCGAAGACCGGCTCGGGCTCACGGCCAGCAGCCTCACCTTCACCACCACCATTGCCATGGTGCCGTTCTTCACGGTGGCGCTGGCGCTCTTCACCGTGTTCCCGATGTTCGCCAAGCTGCAAGGCGGGCTGCAGCGCTGGCTCATCGAAAGCCTGATTCCGGACAATATCGCGCGCCAGGTGCTGGGCTACCTGAACCAGTTTTCCAGCAAGGCCGGCGGCCTGGGCATCGCGGGGCTGGTGGTGCTGCTGATCACCGCCATTGCGCTGATCCTCACCATCGACAAGACGCTCAACAACATCTGGCGCGTGCGCTCACCGCGGCCGTTCGCGCAGCGCGTGCTGATCTACTGGGCGGCCATCACGCTCGGCCCGCTGATCCTGGGCGTGAGCCTCTCGACCACCTCGTATGTGTTTGCCGCCTCGCGCGACGTGGTGGGCGGCAGCATCCTCAAGCTCTTCTTCGACACCTTCGAGATCGTGCTGCTCGCAGGCGGCATGGCCTCGCTCTACCACTACGTGCCAAATACCAACGTGCGCTGGGCGCACGCCTGGGCGGGCGGCATCTTCGTGGCGGCGGCCATCGAGATCGCCAAGCGCGTGCTGGGCTACTACCTGAGCCTGGTGCCGACCTATTCGGTGCTCTACGGTGCGTTCGCCACGGTGCCGATCCTGCTGATCTGGATCTACGTGGCCTGGGTCATCGTGCTGCTGGGCGCCGTCATCGCGGCCTACCTGCCGAGCCTCCTGACCGGCGTCGCACGCCGCGGCGGGCGTGCCGGCTGGCCGCTGCAACTGGCCATGGAAGTGCTGCAGCACCTGGCCCGGGCGCGCGCCACGCCGGCCAAGGGCATGGGCGCCGCCGAACTGGTCACGCGGATGCGGGTCGACACGCTGCAGCTGGTGCCCGTGCTCGAGACCCTGGTGGCCATCGACTGGATCGCGCCGCTGGCCGAAGAAACCGACGACGAGGACCCGCGCTACGTGCTGCTGGCCGACCCGTCCACGCCCATCGAGCCGCTGCTCAGGGAGTTGCTGATGCCGCGCGCGGAGCCGCTCGAAGACCTGTGGCAGAAAGGCCCGCTGCACTCCCTGCGGCTGGGCGATGTGCTATTGATCTGA
- a CDS encoding thioredoxin family protein has translation MSALPAAPDSAEPARDAPWVVCLCAEWCGTCRDYRPLLEQVARAHPQFRFAWVDIEDHAEIADAFDVETFPTLLIAGADGTRFLGPLLPHAETLSRMLGALQAPEASSLDVDLLLAVLDKRPADFAL, from the coding sequence TTGAGCGCTCTTCCCGCCGCCCCCGATTCCGCCGAGCCGGCCCGCGATGCGCCGTGGGTGGTATGCCTGTGCGCCGAGTGGTGCGGGACCTGCCGCGACTACCGGCCGCTCCTCGAGCAGGTGGCACGTGCGCATCCGCAGTTCCGCTTTGCCTGGGTCGACATCGAAGACCACGCCGAGATTGCCGATGCCTTCGACGTGGAGACTTTTCCCACGCTGCTGATCGCCGGTGCCGACGGCACCCGCTTCCTGGGCCCGCTGCTGCCGCATGCCGAGACGCTCTCGCGCATGCTCGGCGCGCTGCAGGCGCCAGAGGCTTCCAGCCTGGACGTCGACCTGCTGCTCGCGGTGCTCGACAAGCGCCCGGCCGACTTCGCGCTCTGA
- a CDS encoding LysR family transcriptional regulator, with the protein MTPPLLSIPMRHFLEVARSGSVSQAAARLFVASSAVSRQIAKLEDSLGTPLFERHARGMALTAAGERLAAHLRNAQLDIEQVIEQVRDLGGRSAHRIRMACTEGFAAHFMPQVMRGFESAHPGTQLELHVGSPDGVSALLARGEADIALKYVVAPEPGLTIEHSANAPVFAVLRPDHPLARQRVVSVADAVRYPLAVGDKGVTARQLFDQACSLQGLQYRAIFVSNFSSVLLPLLRTPDVMLSGHLTVTHLIDAGTVVARPFAEAPLQQRQLQVLALEGRTLTPLAQAFVRHLVAAIVSGGRRKLGRARSSAST; encoded by the coding sequence ATGACACCCCCGCTCCTGAGCATTCCGATGCGCCATTTCCTCGAAGTGGCGCGCAGCGGCTCGGTCAGCCAGGCCGCGGCGCGGCTGTTCGTGGCCTCTTCGGCGGTCAGCCGTCAGATCGCGAAGCTGGAGGACAGCCTCGGCACGCCGCTGTTCGAGCGCCATGCCCGCGGCATGGCGCTCACCGCGGCCGGCGAGCGGCTCGCGGCGCACCTGCGCAATGCGCAGCTCGACATCGAGCAGGTCATCGAGCAGGTGCGCGACCTCGGCGGCCGCAGCGCCCACCGCATCCGCATGGCCTGCACCGAGGGCTTCGCCGCGCATTTCATGCCGCAGGTCATGCGCGGTTTCGAATCGGCGCATCCGGGCACGCAGCTCGAACTCCACGTGGGGTCGCCCGACGGCGTGAGCGCGCTGCTCGCACGCGGCGAGGCCGACATCGCCCTCAAGTACGTGGTGGCGCCCGAGCCCGGCCTCACGATCGAGCACTCCGCCAACGCACCGGTGTTCGCGGTGCTGCGCCCCGACCATCCGCTGGCGCGGCAACGCGTGGTGTCGGTGGCGGACGCGGTGCGCTATCCGCTGGCGGTGGGCGACAAGGGTGTGACGGCGCGGCAGCTGTTCGACCAGGCCTGCAGCCTGCAGGGCCTGCAGTACCGCGCCATCTTCGTCAGCAACTTCTCGTCGGTGCTGCTGCCCCTGTTGCGCACGCCGGACGTGATGCTGTCGGGCCACCTTACGGTGACGCACCTCATCGACGCGGGCACGGTGGTGGCACGCCCCTTTGCCGAGGCGCCGCTGCAGCAGCGGCAACTGCAGGTGCTGGCGCTCGAGGGCCGCACGCTCACGCCGCTCGCGCAAGCGTTCGTCCGGCACCTGGTGGCTGCCATCGTCAGCGGGGGACGGCGCAAGCTGGGCCGCGCGCGCTCCAGCGCGTCAACGTGA
- a CDS encoding M20 family metallopeptidase — translation MPRTQSLAAAAAYFDDGGFFADLQRRVAFRTESDTGAATPALGAYLSDELVPPLSAMGFACDIVENPVAGGGPFLIARRIEDPALPTVLSYGHGDVVSGQDAQWDEGLGPWTLTQRGDRWYGRGTADNKGQHTIALGGLAAALQARGGRLGYNITWLIETGEEAASPGLHAVCEQQRDKLGADLFIASDGPRVSAARPTLFLGSRGAVNFSLRMRARSRGYHSGNWGGVLANPGTVLSHAVASLVDARGRILVEALRPASIPQGVREALADIAIGGGADDPALDEGWGEPGMSPAERLVAWNTIEVLALGAGSPQRPVNAIPSDAVAHCQLRFVVGTPWRELAKIVREHLDAHDFGHVDVQVTLEGAATRLDVENPWVAWARHSIEQSSGQRVDLLPNLAGSLPNDVFADLLGLPTLWVPHSYPACAQHAPNEHLLAPLAREGLQIMAGLYWDLGEPGLAPWTIGKPQHAAA, via the coding sequence ATGCCACGTACCCAGAGCCTTGCCGCTGCCGCCGCCTATTTCGACGATGGCGGCTTCTTTGCCGACCTGCAGCGGCGCGTCGCGTTCCGCACCGAGAGCGACACCGGCGCCGCGACGCCCGCGCTCGGCGCCTACCTGAGCGACGAACTGGTGCCGCCGCTTTCCGCCATGGGTTTCGCGTGCGACATCGTCGAGAACCCGGTGGCCGGCGGCGGGCCGTTCCTGATTGCGCGACGCATCGAAGACCCCGCGTTGCCCACCGTGTTGAGTTATGGCCACGGCGACGTGGTGAGCGGACAGGACGCGCAGTGGGACGAGGGCCTCGGCCCCTGGACACTCACACAGCGCGGCGACCGCTGGTACGGCCGCGGCACGGCCGACAACAAGGGCCAGCACACCATCGCGCTCGGTGGCCTGGCCGCGGCGCTGCAGGCGCGGGGCGGGCGCCTGGGCTACAACATCACCTGGCTCATCGAGACCGGCGAAGAGGCCGCGTCGCCGGGCCTGCACGCGGTGTGCGAGCAGCAGCGCGACAAGCTCGGCGCCGACCTGTTCATCGCCAGCGACGGACCGCGCGTGAGCGCCGCACGGCCCACGCTGTTCCTCGGATCGCGCGGCGCCGTCAACTTCAGCCTGCGGATGCGCGCACGGTCGCGGGGCTACCACTCGGGCAACTGGGGCGGCGTGCTCGCGAACCCGGGCACGGTGCTGAGCCACGCGGTGGCTTCGCTGGTGGATGCGCGCGGGCGCATCCTGGTCGAGGCCTTGCGGCCGGCGTCCATTCCCCAAGGCGTGCGCGAGGCGCTGGCCGACATCGCGATCGGCGGCGGCGCCGACGATCCCGCGCTCGACGAAGGCTGGGGCGAGCCGGGCATGAGCCCGGCCGAGCGGCTGGTGGCGTGGAACACCATCGAGGTGCTCGCACTCGGCGCGGGATCGCCGCAGCGGCCGGTGAATGCGATTCCGTCCGACGCAGTGGCGCATTGCCAGCTGCGCTTCGTGGTCGGCACGCCGTGGCGCGAACTGGCGAAGATCGTGCGTGAGCACCTCGATGCGCACGATTTCGGCCACGTGGACGTGCAGGTCACGCTCGAAGGCGCCGCCACGCGGCTCGACGTGGAGAACCCGTGGGTCGCCTGGGCCCGCCACTCCATCGAGCAAAGCAGCGGCCAGCGCGTCGACCTGCTGCCCAACCTCGCGGGCTCGCTGCCCAACGACGTGTTTGCCGACCTGCTGGGCCTGCCCACGCTGTGGGTGCCGCATTCGTACCCGGCCTGCGCGCAGCACGCACCCAACGAACACCTGCTGGCGCCGCTGGCGCGCGAAGGCCTGCAGATCATGGCAGGCCTTTATTGGGACTTGGGCGAGCCCGGACTCGCGCCATGGACCATTGGAAAACCGCAGCACGCCGCCGCCTGA
- a CDS encoding tripartite tricarboxylate transporter substrate binding protein, with protein sequence MKTAALFHRLGGLLACASALVAFHAPVLAQGNWPDRPVKLVVPFPPGGGTDIVARAMGQALSEKLGQPVVIDNKPGASTIIGTDAVAKAAPDGYTLLLSGSTSYSVNPALRARLPYDPVRDLAPIAIVARTPLVLVVGAGTPWRSLHELVAAAKAKPKSIRYATFGAGSGPHLAGELLALAAGIQLQDIPYKGSSQGSMAVIGGEIEIGIDTVAAVAPHVRSGKLRALGIVGATRSSMLPEVRTLAEQGLPDATFDAWYGFAAPARTPAPVLEKLSRAVTATMGNPALQSQLRAQGMEPVAIGGATFRSQMEGEISRYRALAHRAGIAAE encoded by the coding sequence ATGAAAACTGCTGCTCTCTTCCACCGCCTTGGCGGCCTGCTGGCTTGCGCTTCGGCACTCGTCGCCTTCCATGCGCCCGTGCTCGCGCAAGGCAACTGGCCCGACAGGCCCGTCAAACTGGTCGTGCCCTTTCCGCCCGGCGGCGGCACCGACATCGTCGCGCGGGCGATGGGGCAGGCCCTCTCGGAGAAGCTCGGCCAGCCCGTGGTCATCGACAACAAGCCCGGCGCCTCCACCATCATCGGCACCGACGCGGTCGCCAAGGCCGCGCCCGACGGCTACACGCTGCTGCTCTCGGGCTCGACCAGCTACAGCGTGAACCCCGCGCTGCGCGCCCGGCTGCCCTACGACCCCGTGCGCGATCTCGCGCCCATTGCCATCGTGGCGCGCACGCCGCTGGTGCTGGTGGTGGGTGCGGGAACGCCGTGGCGCTCGCTGCACGAACTCGTCGCCGCCGCCAAGGCCAAGCCCAAGAGCATCCGCTACGCGACCTTCGGCGCGGGATCGGGACCGCACCTTGCGGGCGAGTTGCTCGCGCTGGCCGCCGGCATCCAGCTGCAGGACATTCCGTACAAGGGCAGCAGCCAGGGATCGATGGCGGTGATCGGCGGCGAGATCGAAATCGGCATCGACACCGTGGCGGCCGTGGCGCCGCACGTGCGCTCGGGCAAGCTGCGCGCGCTGGGCATCGTGGGTGCGACGCGCTCCAGCATGCTGCCCGAAGTGCGCACCCTCGCCGAGCAGGGTCTCCCCGATGCCACCTTCGATGCCTGGTACGGCTTTGCGGCGCCTGCGCGCACGCCGGCACCGGTCCTCGAGAAGCTGTCACGCGCAGTCACGGCGACGATGGGAAACCCCGCCCTGCAATCTCAGCTGCGCGCACAGGGCATGGAGCCGGTCGCCATCGGCGGCGCGACGTTCCGCAGCCAGATGGAGGGCGAGATCTCGCGCTACCGCGCGCTGGCGCATCGCGCCGGCATTGCGGCGGAATAG
- a CDS encoding alpha/beta hydrolase — protein MNYKVNGHTTYCYTGGKTFDADKPTVVFIHGVLNDHSVWILQSRWFANHGWNVLAVDLPGHCKSEGTPPASVEDAAQFVIALLDAAGVQKAALVGHSFGSLIALEAASRAPGRVTHLALVGTAYPMTVSPALLDGALNDPQRAITMVNTFSHSLLAPPPSALGPGTWLYGSSRALMRRVLASNRDANVFHIGFKACNDYANGEKAIEAVQCPVLFLLGDADQMTPPRATKALAGKAKQAKVVTVHAGHSLMNEAPDEVLFALRDFVGTPA, from the coding sequence ATGAACTACAAAGTCAACGGCCACACCACCTACTGCTACACCGGCGGCAAGACCTTCGACGCCGACAAGCCGACCGTGGTCTTCATCCACGGCGTGCTCAACGACCACAGCGTGTGGATTCTCCAGAGCCGCTGGTTCGCCAACCACGGCTGGAACGTGCTCGCGGTCGACCTGCCCGGCCACTGCAAGAGCGAAGGGACGCCGCCTGCGAGCGTGGAAGATGCGGCGCAGTTCGTCATCGCGCTGCTCGACGCGGCCGGCGTGCAGAAGGCTGCGCTCGTGGGCCACAGCTTCGGCTCGCTGATCGCACTCGAGGCCGCCTCGCGCGCACCCGGGCGGGTCACTCACCTGGCCCTGGTGGGCACGGCCTATCCGATGACCGTGTCGCCCGCGCTGCTCGATGGGGCGCTCAACGATCCGCAGCGTGCCATCACGATGGTCAACACCTTCTCGCATTCGCTGCTCGCGCCGCCGCCGTCGGCGCTGGGTCCGGGTACCTGGCTCTATGGCAGCTCGCGCGCACTCATGCGCCGCGTGCTCGCGAGCAATCGCGACGCCAATGTGTTCCACATCGGCTTCAAGGCCTGCAACGACTACGCCAATGGCGAAAAGGCCATCGAGGCCGTGCAGTGCCCCGTGCTCTTCCTGCTCGGCGATGCGGACCAGATGACGCCGCCGCGTGCCACCAAGGCGCTGGCCGGCAAGGCGAAGCAGGCCAAGGTGGTGACCGTGCATGCAGGCCACTCGCTGATGAACGAGGCGCCCGACGAAGTGCTGTTCGCGCTGCGCGACTTCGTCGGAACGCCTGCCTGA
- a CDS encoding O-acetylhomoserine aminocarboxypropyltransferase, with the protein MPGYSDPGFDTLALHAGAAPDPATGARAVPIHLTTSFVFESSDHAAALFNLERAGHVYSRISNPTNAVLEQRVAALEGGIGAIATASGQAALHLSVATLMGAGSHIVASTALYGGSQNLLHYTMRRFGIDTTFVKPGDLDGWKAAIRPETKLLFGETVGNPGLDVLDIPAVSDIAHAAGVPLLVDSTLTSPYLIKPFDHGADLVYHSATKFLSGHGTVIGGVVVDGGSFDWEKSGKFAELTQAYDGFHNMVFSEESTVGAFLLRARREGLRDFGASMSPHTAWLILQGIETLPLRMERHIDNTQKVVEFLATHPFVSRVGHPLIESHPSHALAQKLLRHGARGAGAVFSFDIKGSRAQGKAFIEALKLFSHLANVGDCRSLVIHPASTTHFRMTDEALAGAGISQGTIRLSIGLEDPADLIDDLKRALKAAEKAGA; encoded by the coding sequence ATGCCCGGCTATTCCGACCCCGGATTCGACACCCTGGCGCTGCACGCCGGCGCCGCACCCGACCCCGCCACCGGCGCGCGCGCGGTGCCTATCCATCTCACCACCTCTTTCGTCTTCGAGTCGAGCGACCACGCGGCTGCGCTCTTCAACCTCGAGCGCGCGGGCCACGTCTATTCGCGCATCAGCAACCCGACCAATGCGGTGCTCGAGCAGCGCGTGGCGGCACTCGAAGGCGGCATCGGCGCCATCGCCACCGCCAGCGGCCAGGCCGCGCTGCACCTGTCGGTCGCCACGCTCATGGGCGCCGGCTCCCACATCGTGGCGAGCACCGCGCTCTACGGCGGCTCGCAGAACCTGCTGCACTACACCATGCGGCGCTTCGGCATCGACACCACCTTCGTCAAGCCAGGCGACCTGGACGGCTGGAAGGCCGCGATCCGCCCCGAGACCAAGCTGCTGTTCGGCGAAACCGTGGGCAACCCGGGGCTCGACGTGCTCGACATTCCGGCGGTGAGCGACATTGCCCATGCCGCGGGCGTGCCGCTGCTGGTCGATTCCACCCTCACATCGCCCTACCTCATCAAGCCCTTCGACCACGGCGCGGACCTGGTCTACCACTCGGCCACCAAGTTCCTCTCGGGCCACGGCACGGTGATCGGGGGCGTGGTGGTGGATGGCGGCAGTTTCGACTGGGAAAAATCGGGCAAGTTCGCCGAGCTCACGCAGGCCTACGACGGCTTCCACAACATGGTCTTCAGCGAGGAAAGCACCGTGGGTGCGTTCCTGCTGCGCGCCCGGCGCGAAGGCCTGCGCGACTTCGGTGCATCGATGAGTCCGCACACCGCGTGGCTGATCCTGCAGGGCATCGAGACGCTGCCGCTTCGCATGGAGCGGCACATCGACAACACGCAGAAGGTGGTCGAGTTTCTCGCGACTCATCCGTTCGTGTCGCGCGTGGGGCATCCGCTCATCGAATCGCATCCGAGCCACGCGCTGGCGCAAAAGCTGTTGCGCCACGGCGCGCGCGGCGCCGGCGCGGTGTTCAGCTTCGACATCAAGGGCAGCCGCGCGCAGGGCAAGGCGTTCATCGAGGCGCTCAAGCTCTTCAGCCACCTGGCCAACGTGGGCGACTGCCGCAGCCTCGTGATCCACCCGGCCAGCACCACGCACTTCCGCATGACCGACGAGGCGTTGGCGGGCGCGGGCATTTCCCAAGGGACGATTCGTCTCTCGATTGGGCTCGAGGACCCGGCCGACCTGATCGACGACTTGAAGCGTGCGCTGAAGGCTGCTGAAAAGGCGGGAGCGTAG
- a CDS encoding CBS domain-containing protein — MKVSDILRVKGNTLFTITPDDPLAEAVKTMAEKDIGSLVVMEHGDLVGMLTFREVILAIVDNDGQVGGTLVRKAMDDAPVTCTLETDLDEIRRIMLERHARYMPVMDKRMLMGVISFYDVAKAVVDSQNFENKMLKAYIRDWPEEQ; from the coding sequence ATGAAAGTCAGCGACATCCTTCGCGTCAAGGGCAACACGCTCTTCACCATCACGCCTGACGACCCGCTGGCCGAAGCAGTCAAGACCATGGCGGAAAAGGACATCGGCTCCCTGGTGGTCATGGAACACGGCGACCTGGTCGGCATGCTCACCTTCCGGGAAGTGATCCTGGCCATTGTCGACAACGACGGCCAGGTGGGCGGCACGCTGGTGCGCAAGGCCATGGACGACGCACCCGTCACCTGCACCCTGGAAACCGACCTCGACGAGATCCGCCGCATCATGCTGGAGCGCCACGCGCGCTACATGCCCGTGATGGACAAGCGCATGCTGATGGGCGTGATCAGCTTCTACGACGTGGCCAAGGCGGTGGTGGACAGCCAGAACTTCGAGAACAAGATGCTCAAGGCCTACATCCGCGACTGGCCCGAAGAACAATAG
- a CDS encoding tripartite tricarboxylate transporter substrate binding protein — MNHSRRLLLAATFCTALPSVALAQGAWPGARPITLIVPYTAGGSVDVNARLIATRLGERLKQSVVIENVSGAGGAIGVAKAVNAAPDGYTLVVGPDSAIAIGRLVNPSAFKFDPLKDLAPVGMLNTAPMVLVARPGLEAHSYADFVKLAKAKPGAYNYATSGVGTVLQLAMELLKQRSGIFVTHVPYRGGAQIATDVIGNQVDLAMLVSTSAIPHVNGNRLKALGVTGGQRLAALANVPTFNEMPGLKGYDMVSWTGIFAPARTPPAVVARLNQELNAVLAEEPVRSKLTEQGALPGSGTPEQFGQFVQAEYARNQKIVQSANIKE; from the coding sequence ATGAACCACTCCCGCCGCCTTCTACTTGCCGCGACCTTTTGTACGGCATTGCCCTCCGTGGCACTCGCGCAGGGCGCATGGCCCGGCGCCCGGCCGATCACGCTGATCGTTCCCTACACCGCCGGCGGCAGCGTGGACGTCAACGCCCGCCTCATCGCGACCCGGCTGGGAGAGCGGCTGAAGCAGTCGGTCGTCATCGAGAACGTGAGCGGTGCGGGCGGCGCCATCGGCGTGGCCAAGGCCGTGAACGCGGCGCCGGACGGCTACACGCTGGTGGTCGGGCCCGACAGCGCCATCGCCATCGGTCGGCTGGTCAACCCCTCGGCCTTCAAGTTCGATCCGCTGAAGGACCTGGCGCCGGTCGGCATGCTGAACACCGCGCCCATGGTGCTGGTGGCGCGCCCCGGCCTCGAGGCGCACAGCTACGCCGACTTCGTGAAGCTCGCCAAGGCCAAGCCCGGCGCCTACAACTACGCCACCTCGGGCGTGGGCACGGTGCTGCAATTGGCCATGGAGCTTTTGAAGCAGCGCAGCGGCATCTTCGTGACCCACGTGCCTTACCGGGGCGGAGCGCAGATTGCCACGGACGTGATCGGCAACCAGGTGGACCTGGCGATGCTGGTCAGCACCAGCGCCATTCCGCACGTGAACGGCAACCGCCTGAAGGCGCTGGGCGTCACCGGCGGCCAGCGCCTCGCCGCGCTGGCGAACGTGCCGACCTTCAACGAGATGCCCGGCCTCAAGGGCTACGACATGGTGAGCTGGACCGGCATCTTCGCCCCCGCCAGGACCCCGCCCGCGGTCGTCGCCAGGCTCAACCAGGAATTGAATGCCGTGCTTGCCGAGGAGCCGGTGCGCAGCAAGCTGACCGAACAAGGTGCCCTGCCCGGGAGCGGCACGCCGGAGCAATTCGGGCAGTTCGTACAGGCCGAATACGCGCGCAATCAGAAGATCGTGCAGTCGGCCAACATCAAGGAATGA